The proteins below are encoded in one region of Vulpes lagopus strain Blue_001 chromosome 10, ASM1834538v1, whole genome shotgun sequence:
- the ZNF821 gene encoding zinc finger protein 821 isoform X1, with translation MSRRKQTNPNKVHWDQVFAGLEEQARQAMMKTDFPGDLGSQRQAIQQLRDQDSSSSDSEGDEEETTQDEVSSHTSEEDGGVVKVEKELENTEQPVGGNEVPEHEVTGNLNSDPLLGICQCPLCQLDCGSREQLIAHVYQHTAAVVSAKSYMCPVCGRALSSPGSLGRHLLIHSEDQRSNCAVCGARFTSHATFNSEKLPEVLNMESLPPAHSEGPSSAEGKDIAFSPPVYPAGILLVCNNCAAYRKLLEAQTPSVRKWALRRQNEPLEVRLQRLERERTAKKSRRDNETPEEREVRRMRDREAKRLQRMQETDEQRARRLQRDREAMRLKRANETPEKRQARLIREREAKRLKRRLEKMDMMLRAQFGQDPSAMAALAAEMNFFQLPVSGVELDSQLLGKMAFEEQNSSSLH, from the exons ATGTCCCGTCGGAAACAGACAAATCCGAATAAAGTTCACT GGGATCAAGTATTTGCTGGGCTAGAAGAGCAAGCCCGCCAGGCGATGATGAAAACTGATTTTCCTGGAGACCTTGGCAGTCAGCGACAAGCTATCCAACAACTAAGAGATCAGGACTCCAGTAGCA GTGACAGTGAGGGTGATGAAGAGGAGACCACACAAGATGAAGTCTCTTCCCACACATCAGAGGAAGATGGAGGGGTGGTCAAAGTGGAGAAAGAGTTAGAAAATACGGAGCagcctgttggtgggaatgaagtGCCAGAGCATGAG GTCACGGGGAACTTGAATTCTGACCCCTTACTTGGAATCTGCCAGTGTCCCCTCTGCCAGCTAGACTGTGGGAGTCGGGAGCAGCTGATTGCTCATGTGTACCAG CACACTGCAGCAGTGGTGAGCGCCAAGAGCTACATGTGTCCTGTCTGTGGCCGGGCCCTAAGCTCCCCAGGGTCATTGGGTCGTCACCTCCTAATCCACTCGGAAGACCAGAGGTCTAActgtgctgtgtgtggagcccGTTTTACCAGCCATGCCACATTTAACAG TGAGAAACTCCCTGAAGTACTTAACATGGAATCCCTACCCCCAGCCCATAGTGAGGGCCCCTCCAGTGCTGAGGGGAAGGACATTGCCTTTAGTCCTCCAGTGTACCCTGCTGGAATTCTGCTTGTGTGCAACAATTGTGCTGCCTACCGCAAGCTACTGGAAGCACAGACCCCCAGTGTTCGCAAGTGGGCCCTACGCCGACAGAATGAACCTTTGGAGGTTCGGCTGCAGCGGCTGGAACGAGAGCGCACAGCCAAGAAAAGTCGGCGGGACAATGAGACCCCAGAGGAGCGGGAAGTAAGGCGAATGAGGGACCGTGAAGCCAAGCGCCTGCAGCGCATGCAGGAGACAGATGAGCAGCGAGCACGCCGGCTGCAGCGGGATCGAGAGGCTATGAGGCTGAAGCGGGCCAATGAAACCCCAGAAAAGAGGCAGGCCCGGCTCATCCGGGAGCGGGAAGCCAAGCGGCTCAAGAGGAGGCTGGAGAAAATGGACATGATGTTACGAGCCCAGTTTGGCCAGGACCCTTCTGCCATGGCGGCCTTAGCAGCCGAAATGAACTTCTTCCAGCTACCTGTGAGTGGGGTGGAGTTGGACAGCCAGCTCCTGGGCAAGATGGCCTTTGAAGAGCAGAACAGCAGCTCTCTGCACTGA
- the ZNF821 gene encoding zinc finger protein 821 isoform X2, translating into MSRRKQTNPNKVHCDSEGDEEETTQDEVSSHTSEEDGGVVKVEKELENTEQPVGGNEVPEHEVTGNLNSDPLLGICQCPLCQLDCGSREQLIAHVYQHTAAVVSAKSYMCPVCGRALSSPGSLGRHLLIHSEDQRSNCAVCGARFTSHATFNSEKLPEVLNMESLPPAHSEGPSSAEGKDIAFSPPVYPAGILLVCNNCAAYRKLLEAQTPSVRKWALRRQNEPLEVRLQRLERERTAKKSRRDNETPEEREVRRMRDREAKRLQRMQETDEQRARRLQRDREAMRLKRANETPEKRQARLIREREAKRLKRRLEKMDMMLRAQFGQDPSAMAALAAEMNFFQLPVSGVELDSQLLGKMAFEEQNSSSLH; encoded by the exons ATGTCCCGTCGGAAACAGACAAATCCGAATAAAGTTCACT GTGACAGTGAGGGTGATGAAGAGGAGACCACACAAGATGAAGTCTCTTCCCACACATCAGAGGAAGATGGAGGGGTGGTCAAAGTGGAGAAAGAGTTAGAAAATACGGAGCagcctgttggtgggaatgaagtGCCAGAGCATGAG GTCACGGGGAACTTGAATTCTGACCCCTTACTTGGAATCTGCCAGTGTCCCCTCTGCCAGCTAGACTGTGGGAGTCGGGAGCAGCTGATTGCTCATGTGTACCAG CACACTGCAGCAGTGGTGAGCGCCAAGAGCTACATGTGTCCTGTCTGTGGCCGGGCCCTAAGCTCCCCAGGGTCATTGGGTCGTCACCTCCTAATCCACTCGGAAGACCAGAGGTCTAActgtgctgtgtgtggagcccGTTTTACCAGCCATGCCACATTTAACAG TGAGAAACTCCCTGAAGTACTTAACATGGAATCCCTACCCCCAGCCCATAGTGAGGGCCCCTCCAGTGCTGAGGGGAAGGACATTGCCTTTAGTCCTCCAGTGTACCCTGCTGGAATTCTGCTTGTGTGCAACAATTGTGCTGCCTACCGCAAGCTACTGGAAGCACAGACCCCCAGTGTTCGCAAGTGGGCCCTACGCCGACAGAATGAACCTTTGGAGGTTCGGCTGCAGCGGCTGGAACGAGAGCGCACAGCCAAGAAAAGTCGGCGGGACAATGAGACCCCAGAGGAGCGGGAAGTAAGGCGAATGAGGGACCGTGAAGCCAAGCGCCTGCAGCGCATGCAGGAGACAGATGAGCAGCGAGCACGCCGGCTGCAGCGGGATCGAGAGGCTATGAGGCTGAAGCGGGCCAATGAAACCCCAGAAAAGAGGCAGGCCCGGCTCATCCGGGAGCGGGAAGCCAAGCGGCTCAAGAGGAGGCTGGAGAAAATGGACATGATGTTACGAGCCCAGTTTGGCCAGGACCCTTCTGCCATGGCGGCCTTAGCAGCCGAAATGAACTTCTTCCAGCTACCTGTGAGTGGGGTGGAGTTGGACAGCCAGCTCCTGGGCAAGATGGCCTTTGAAGAGCAGAACAGCAGCTCTCTGCACTGA